The genomic segment AGCATCAATCATTTTAAGAGCATTTTCCTTGTAGCGAAAAGCCCCGACCTGCACCCGGTAAAGCGCCTCCGAAGTCACATCCTTGCTACTCCTCTTAGCTTCCTCCCCCCGGCTTATCTTTTTACTTTCCTCCACCTTGTTTCCTTCGTCATTGATCCCGTAGTACGTCTTGATCACCTCACATTGAACCTCCGCAAGATTTCGAAGATTGTGGTCTTCCAGAAGGATTTTCTCCTCTTTGATGTGATCATGAAAGAGACTTTCAATAAGCAGGATCGAAGGAATATGATAAAGTACCCCGTAAAATAAAATCCCGTAGTAATCATCTCTTTTTGTGGTCAGCCGAGTTTTTGCTCCCCGATTATTGGTTCGAAAATGGGTGGCGATAGCTCTGGACATTTTACTGGCCAGGGATAAATCTTTCGGCCGCTTCACCGAATAATATACTTCCGTTCCCTTAGCCATGCCGTTAAAGGCGTTGGTGTGTTCACTGATGAACAGATCCGCCTTAAAGTCCCGGGCAATCTCCGCCCGTTGTTTCCTTGATAAGGTTTGATCCTTATCCCGGGTAAGCTTTACCTCAAAATGCCCGGTCTTCTCTAACTCTTCCTGCAAGTACTTGGATACTATTAACATCCCATCGGCTTCGATATAAGACGTTGGCCCCCGGTTCCACCGATCTTCTCCCCCATGGCCGGGATCAATTACCACTCGTATTTTTCTCATAATTCCCTCCTTCGTTTAGTATATTCCCTGATTCCTCTACTTTCCTTTTCTCCCTTTATTCCCTGTCCCCTAATCACTTTTTCAACTCATACTTTTTCCTCCCTTTCTGCTGAGCCAGGTAAGCGATAATCTCCTGTTCTTTTTCCATGTGCTCTTTTTTCTTTCGTTTTCCCTGATCCCGTAGGCCCCGCCGTGTAAATTCCTCCTTGGACAAAACGATCATTGGTCACCCCCTTTCCTGAAATTTTCTTAATTACTTTGCTGTACAATTAATTATACCTCGTGGTGACCAAATGTCTATACCCTTTGCAAATAAAAGGACTAACAGGGACTAACAGGGACTAAAAGGGACTAAGAGGGAGCGTAAAAAACAAAACATTATACATTTCTCCCCGAAAATCCCCGGGTTTTATTGGCCGTATAACCGGTAATTCATCTTTGGTTCTTGAAACTGAATAATACTTCCCTTGGCAACTTCTAAAATCCGGCTGCCCACGGCTTCATCGATGTCCATTAATCGATGGATGGTAAGTTCACTGGAAATGATCGTGGCTTTTTTTCGTAAATATCGGTCATTGATCAGCTCAAAGATTATACTGATTTCCGATTCCGTCACCTTCCCCTTAAAAAGATCATCCAGCAACAGTACCCTGGCATTCTTAAAGATATTCATGCGGTTTTGATAGACTTTTTCGTTGATAATATTTTGTTTCAGCCGGGTAATTTCTTCCCGATAAGGAAAATAGGCCACATCCATATTCCTCTTTAACAGTTCATTGGCAATGGCAAAAGACAGATGCGTTTTTCCAGCCCCCACAGTCCCTAAAAATGCGACCGAATTATGGGGGCCTTTCTTATGCTCAAAGTTTTCCGTATAGTTCATCCCAAGCCGTTTTGCCCGGCATAGTAAGGGATTTCCCTTATCCACCAGAAATTTCTCAAAAGTTTTATCACGGGCCAGCTCATAAATCCCTGACGCTTCCATATGCCTTTTAAGATCCTGCGCTTTTTTACAGGCGCAGTCTTGCTGCTCTCTTGTATTAGGATTTTGAACCAAACCCCAATCTTTGCATATATAACATCGATACTTAGGCAGCGCTTTCTTAACTTCCATAGAGGAATTTACTTTCATCCAGCTCACTAGGTTTTCCGGTCGAGGTATTTCCAAGTTCATTATGGGCCTCCTTTCTTGTAGACCCTTCATAGCCTTTCGAGATTTCTTGAACCTCTGGGGAGCCTTGAAGATCCTTTTTTGTTTCCTTTTCTTTTTTACCTTTCTCTTTATTTTTATGTTTATATTTAGTTAATGTGTTCCAGTTGTGCTCCATAAATGTATCCACTTGTGTATCTACTTGTGTATCCACTTGTGTACCACTTTGTGTATCTAATTGTGTACCACTTTGTGTACCACTTTGTGTTTCATATAGGCATACAATACGGTAGGTGCCCGCTTGGGAACCATGTCCCTTGTGATATTCAATTAACCCGTTTTTCAGTAAAACTTTCCGCATTTTGTGTAAATCAGAGCGGGAAATCGAACAAAAAGATTGCAGGGTGAGATTTGCTACGGTAAAATCTCTGCGCCATCTACATTTATTATTGATATGCAGCAGTGCATAATAAACCGCTAAAGCTTTCGATGGTTGAGGAAATTGAGTGACAAAATCTCCAAAACTATTTAGTTGTAAGATATAGTTCATGATTTATTTCTCCACCTTTCGAGAAATATTTTTATGGGTTTTAATAGAGCTTTGACGGGAGTATTATCGTCGATGTCTGTAATTGGTGGGGAATCTTCAATAAAGTGACTACATGAGGTTGTGTCTGAGAAGTTAGGGTACTTTTCCATAAATCTATCCAGTTCGCTTTTGGGAATCCGATATTGCTTGCCTACACGAAAATGCTTAAGCTTTCCGGTTTTTAACAGTTCATAAACCTTGTTTTTACCAATAAACAGTTTTTCCTTTACCTCCTGCGGGGTATACACTTCCATAGCATCTACTCCTTCTCATTTTTTTATTTTTCCTTTCCTTTTGCCTTTTTATTACCTATGGATTTGACCTCCTTTTCATTGTATTTTTAATCATTATGTTCAATCACTCTGTGATATAAAAACATGAATTAGCTCCACCCATGGGATGAAAATTTTCAACTAATTTCCGACTGTAATAAACTAGTATCTTTTCTCTAGTTTATTCTATCATGGAAAACAGGTCTAAAGCACCAAAGGGGTGTCCGGATCCGGACACCCCTTTTTATGTATTTGGCACGATTATTGCTAGTACATCCTTTGACAGACGTTAATCTTCCGCTTGATATCGCTTATTCATAGCGGTAATTTTTTCCCGAACCCGATCTACCAGAACTTCCGGTCCCATTACCCGGGCATGTTCTCCCATCTGCAGTATCCACTTTACCAGCCCTTCCCCTTCATGGGCGTTGAAA from the Isachenkonia alkalipeptolytica genome contains:
- a CDS encoding N-acetylmuramoyl-L-alanine amidase yields the protein MRKIRVVIDPGHGGEDRWNRGPTSYIEADGMLIVSKYLQEELEKTGHFEVKLTRDKDQTLSRKQRAEIARDFKADLFISEHTNAFNGMAKGTEVYYSVKRPKDLSLASKMSRAIATHFRTNNRGAKTRLTTKRDDYYGILFYGVLYHIPSILLIESLFHDHIKEEKILLEDHNLRNLAEVQCEVIKTYYGINDEGNKVEESKKISRGEEAKRSSKDVTSEALYRVQVGAFRYKENALKMIDALENDGYPTYLVSPK
- a CDS encoding ATP-binding protein, encoding MNLEIPRPENLVSWMKVNSSMEVKKALPKYRCYICKDWGLVQNPNTREQQDCACKKAQDLKRHMEASGIYELARDKTFEKFLVDKGNPLLCRAKRLGMNYTENFEHKKGPHNSVAFLGTVGAGKTHLSFAIANELLKRNMDVAYFPYREEITRLKQNIINEKVYQNRMNIFKNARVLLLDDLFKGKVTESEISIIFELINDRYLRKKATIISSELTIHRLMDIDEAVGSRILEVAKGSIIQFQEPKMNYRLYGQ
- a CDS encoding helix-turn-helix domain-containing protein, which produces MEVYTPQEVKEKLFIGKNKVYELLKTGKLKHFRVGKQYRIPKSELDRFMEKYPNFSDTTSCSHFIEDSPPITDIDDNTPVKALLKPIKIFLERWRNKS